From Streptomyces sp. NBC_00237, a single genomic window includes:
- a CDS encoding SCO2521 family protein has product MTDVTDATDVTDATEATDATTRAGATEEKEAETEEVVVCGEVRTALLQTSLPLPPQASARLLGLRPDEPVRVSERPNAYAVSPDLLTGVDCRLPAASGSRVRGVGTVRAHAALTGGRVLQANARFQYVTSSSGRLPWSHYLVRPGVVERLGRATAEDLTAGFLAAPAGEPGVLDPGAMAERLLERVREHPLLDGRPPLKSRRTRLRWAVRQAPPGAAPSVRFTIADQETRTLLLLLPGPLDLEAVAAVPAFCEELALHDWLLTTLIRVVERSPLGSLPGPALVERLGPAVSHLLHLWMPGARSGRELPELWNGLELQPGFTRQWQTLVQRIRDQLALQALSLPGVAPPPRTSVSSARRAPTSGS; this is encoded by the coding sequence GTGACGGACGTGACAGACGCGACGGACGTAACAGACGCGACGGAGGCGACGGACGCGACGACCAGGGCAGGCGCCACGGAGGAGAAGGAGGCGGAGACCGAGGAGGTCGTCGTCTGCGGCGAGGTGCGCACCGCCCTCCTCCAGACGTCGCTGCCGCTGCCCCCGCAGGCGTCCGCCCGCCTGCTGGGCCTGCGCCCCGACGAGCCGGTGCGTGTGTCCGAGCGCCCCAACGCCTATGCCGTCTCCCCGGACCTGCTGACGGGCGTGGACTGCCGACTGCCCGCCGCCTCCGGCTCCCGGGTGCGCGGCGTGGGTACGGTCCGGGCGCACGCGGCACTCACCGGCGGACGCGTCCTCCAGGCCAACGCCCGCTTCCAGTACGTCACTTCGTCGTCCGGCCGACTGCCGTGGAGCCACTACCTGGTGCGCCCCGGCGTGGTCGAGCGGCTGGGCCGCGCGACGGCCGAGGACCTCACCGCCGGATTCCTGGCCGCCCCCGCCGGGGAGCCCGGCGTACTGGACCCGGGCGCCATGGCGGAGCGCCTGCTGGAACGCGTACGGGAACATCCGCTGCTGGACGGACGGCCGCCGCTGAAGTCGCGGCGGACCCGGCTGCGCTGGGCGGTGCGCCAGGCTCCGCCGGGGGCCGCCCCGTCGGTGCGCTTCACGATCGCCGACCAGGAGACGCGGACCCTGCTCCTGCTGCTGCCCGGCCCCCTGGACCTCGAAGCGGTGGCCGCCGTACCGGCCTTCTGCGAAGAACTCGCCCTGCACGACTGGCTGTTGACCACGTTGATACGGGTGGTGGAGCGCAGCCCGCTCGGCTCGCTGCCGGGTCCGGCGCTGGTGGAACGGCTGGGCCCCGCCGTCAGCCATCTGCTGCACCTGTGGATGCCGGGCGCCCGCAGCGGACGGGAACTGCCGGAGCTCTGGAACGGTCTGGAACTACAGCCGGGCTTCACCCGGCAGTGGCAGACCCTCGTCCAGCGCATCCGCGACCAACTGGCCCTCCAGGCCCTGTCGTTGCCGGGCGTGGCACCGCCGCCGCGCACGTCCGTATCGTCCGCACGCCGCGCACCCACATCGGGGAGCTGA
- a CDS encoding SCO2522 family protein, which translates to MMEPVFREETADPRTEALALSHLSLELGHLYMEDFAAGRERLRAHFEEVRPWADAARAAAVRTHGRRTRVSTCFLVDDYFSRLSSPERLLPMLCEEAEAAGVRIDYLARESGCARAGELEPARAVEGRLVESPPPGSDGSRPPAAESGWLSNGQRGPSAHDGEAAEAMRGAPPVWAPPSETGARQHSVFLDVELWSEEKKGERLWSCPFLAGVWQLLRLGMLRHDGAAVLRAQDLADLGGAFPADWDALPPLLRLSPRAHPFAAYRTFSVLPTRFLPVEHAVRVLLGQVHVEAQVRAQVEKRAGGEGLVLPPELPDRAHYAFALEP; encoded by the coding sequence CTGATGGAGCCCGTGTTCCGCGAGGAGACCGCGGACCCCCGCACCGAGGCCCTGGCGCTGTCCCATCTCTCCCTGGAACTAGGCCACTTGTACATGGAGGACTTCGCGGCGGGCCGGGAGAGACTGCGCGCGCACTTCGAGGAGGTGCGGCCGTGGGCGGACGCGGCCCGGGCCGCAGCGGTCCGTACGCACGGCCGCCGGACCCGGGTCAGCACCTGCTTCCTCGTCGACGACTACTTCAGCCGCCTCTCCTCCCCCGAACGGCTGCTGCCGATGCTGTGCGAGGAGGCCGAGGCCGCGGGCGTACGGATCGACTACCTGGCCCGCGAGTCGGGCTGCGCGCGGGCCGGGGAGCTGGAACCGGCACGCGCCGTGGAGGGGCGGCTCGTGGAGTCGCCGCCGCCCGGCAGCGACGGCTCCCGCCCGCCCGCCGCCGAGAGCGGCTGGCTGAGCAACGGCCAGCGCGGCCCCTCGGCGCACGACGGCGAGGCGGCCGAGGCGATGCGCGGCGCGCCGCCCGTCTGGGCGCCGCCCTCGGAGACCGGGGCCCGGCAGCACTCGGTGTTCCTCGACGTGGAGCTGTGGAGCGAGGAGAAGAAGGGCGAGCGGCTGTGGTCCTGCCCGTTCCTGGCCGGGGTGTGGCAGTTGCTGCGGCTGGGGATGCTGCGGCACGACGGGGCGGCGGTGCTGCGCGCCCAGGACCTCGCGGACCTGGGCGGCGCCTTCCCCGCCGACTGGGACGCGCTGCCCCCGCTGCTGCGGCTCAGCCCCCGGGCCCACCCCTTCGCCGCGTACCGCACCTTCTCCGTCCTGCCCACCCGCTTCCTGCCCGTCGAGCACGCGGTACGGGTGCTGCTGGGCCAGGTGCACGTCGAGGCGCAGGTCCGCGCGCAGGTGGAGAAGCGGGCCGGGGGCGAGGGCCTGGTCCTGCCGCCGGAACTGCCCGACCGGGCGCACTACGCGTTCGCCCTGGAGCCGTGA
- a CDS encoding SCO2523 family variant P-loop protein, which produces MLVFAASDKGGTGRSVTSANLAYRRALRGDDVCYLDFDFGSPTAAAVFDVPGVLRGAASGGLHSYLRGAVAEPLRIDVWDRSEHDSLRYAPAGAGRLVLVPGDLSGGEFVTGKDAVNRCTKLFARLDEEFDLVLVDLSAGRSFALDMALESTVRPELRGIPCRWLVFHRWTRQHILAAAGLVYGERGVLAGGAALGHDPDRLRAALRFVRAVVPGSDSPAVKYARPPQAVWMHAVSRQLNTLAAENGLGHGKVLGSIPEEPVLKLQEQLITDEDVLETQVANPETRNALEQLARRLVDDSAWEEF; this is translated from the coding sequence GTGCTCGTCTTCGCCGCGTCCGACAAGGGCGGCACCGGCCGCTCCGTCACCAGCGCCAATCTGGCCTACCGCCGCGCCCTGCGCGGGGACGACGTCTGCTACCTGGACTTCGACTTCGGCTCCCCGACCGCCGCCGCCGTCTTCGACGTCCCCGGCGTCCTGCGCGGCGCCGCGTCCGGCGGCCTGCACAGCTATCTGCGGGGCGCGGTCGCCGAGCCGCTGCGCATCGACGTGTGGGACCGCTCCGAGCACGACTCGCTGCGCTACGCCCCGGCCGGTGCGGGCCGCCTGGTACTGGTGCCGGGCGACCTGAGCGGCGGCGAGTTCGTCACCGGCAAGGACGCCGTGAACCGCTGCACGAAGCTCTTCGCCCGGCTCGACGAGGAGTTCGACCTGGTCCTGGTGGACCTCAGCGCGGGCCGCTCCTTCGCCCTGGACATGGCGCTGGAGAGCACGGTCCGCCCCGAACTGCGCGGCATCCCCTGCCGCTGGCTTGTCTTCCACCGGTGGACCCGGCAGCACATCCTCGCCGCCGCGGGACTGGTGTACGGCGAACGCGGCGTGCTCGCGGGCGGGGCCGCGCTGGGACACGACCCCGACCGGCTGCGCGCGGCGCTCCGCTTCGTACGGGCGGTGGTCCCGGGCTCCGACTCCCCCGCCGTGAAGTACGCGCGCCCGCCCCAGGCGGTGTGGATGCACGCGGTCAGCCGCCAGCTGAACACGCTCGCCGCGGAGAACGGGCTCGGTCACGGCAAGGTGCTGGGGAGCATCCCCGAGGAGCCCGTACTCAAGCTCCAGGAGCAGTTGATCACCGACGAGGACGTGCTGGAGACCCAGGTGGCGAACCCGGAGACCCGCAACGCCCTGGAGCAGCTGGCCCGTCGCCTCGTCGACGACAGTGCCTGGGAGGAGTTCTGA
- a CDS encoding SCO2524 family protein yields MRIEPRQQLLEIWQALARSSFPKGTWEWGQWGTKSSVADAERLLCLLYPATEIPAFRIDSPDETADDVLDVLKSLGGRLDIPQRLLSILTEFTRAHTAEDGTPKFSGGYYFNPVDTDTKLTDEQRELGVVDSYSMSVTLSLATLGFLKVFLRSPRREEIVDLARELEAKTQKRLTAAMISLLRSFSVSTFDIESPRGQNLLSLVNQDHAPTRVVVQHLQRRLKPLRAAIGDSFVLGVDVRKELANENLMFECGWSWGLVDGAPEVPTRAAAGEQYEGVAADVPYLYFTVVALDGIADLFSERTLTLGLLDEEQQRLSEALRMRWEITQQYWSTIARFGEGGSWPLEDIPWPATGPQTESEYYSLSVAAILVQDLVRRRATDDDLTRTVAVMEELAVRGRITRRMTPGDPAVDLHNPGVRLPLLGTERLGPPLEWRMSDFSAQLFKRTVQLATFSKNIDAYDRLIRLAESLLEHLWRRRVSRGRGIRLWDNVRAVYPHSPDTSEQPVSWSMTERMAESMVAATHLYEQPPIRSRELSSFATALLIEAGHLFGAELMHAKGEEDSHRELALKAVDISLRRARRVVAEQPGTACALAMEALGTLDSLTRARDAGTKGG; encoded by the coding sequence ATGCGGATCGAACCGCGGCAGCAGCTTCTGGAAATCTGGCAGGCACTTGCCCGCAGCTCATTCCCCAAAGGCACCTGGGAATGGGGCCAGTGGGGCACGAAGAGCAGCGTCGCGGACGCCGAGCGGCTGCTGTGCCTGCTGTATCCGGCGACCGAGATCCCCGCATTCAGGATCGACTCCCCCGACGAGACGGCCGACGACGTACTGGACGTACTGAAATCCCTCGGCGGTCGGCTCGACATTCCGCAGCGGCTCCTTTCCATCCTCACCGAATTCACGCGCGCCCACACGGCGGAGGACGGCACTCCGAAATTCTCCGGGGGCTATTACTTCAACCCCGTCGACACCGACACGAAACTGACCGACGAGCAGCGCGAATTGGGTGTTGTCGACTCCTATTCGATGTCGGTGACACTTTCTCTGGCGACCCTCGGATTCCTCAAGGTGTTCCTCAGGTCGCCGCGGCGCGAAGAAATCGTGGACCTGGCGAGGGAATTGGAGGCGAAGACGCAGAAGCGCCTCACCGCCGCCATGATCAGCCTTCTGCGCAGCTTCAGCGTCAGCACCTTCGACATCGAGTCGCCGCGCGGCCAGAACCTGCTCTCCCTCGTCAACCAGGACCACGCCCCCACCCGGGTCGTGGTCCAGCACCTCCAGCGGCGGCTGAAGCCGCTGCGGGCCGCGATCGGCGACTCCTTCGTCCTGGGGGTCGACGTCCGCAAGGAACTGGCCAACGAGAACCTGATGTTCGAGTGCGGCTGGTCCTGGGGACTGGTCGACGGGGCCCCCGAGGTCCCCACCAGGGCGGCGGCGGGCGAGCAGTACGAAGGGGTCGCCGCCGACGTTCCGTATCTCTACTTCACGGTGGTCGCCCTCGACGGCATCGCCGACCTGTTCTCCGAGCGCACGCTGACGCTCGGCCTGCTGGACGAGGAGCAGCAGCGGCTCTCCGAGGCGCTCCGGATGCGCTGGGAGATCACCCAGCAGTACTGGTCGACGATCGCCCGCTTCGGGGAGGGCGGGAGCTGGCCGCTGGAGGACATCCCGTGGCCCGCGACGGGCCCGCAGACCGAGTCCGAGTACTACTCGCTCTCGGTGGCCGCCATCCTCGTCCAGGACCTGGTGCGCCGCCGCGCCACCGACGACGACCTGACCCGGACCGTGGCGGTCATGGAGGAGCTGGCGGTACGGGGCAGGATCACCCGGCGGATGACGCCCGGCGACCCGGCGGTGGACCTGCACAACCCGGGGGTGCGGCTGCCGCTGCTGGGGACGGAAAGGCTGGGGCCGCCCCTCGAATGGCGAATGTCGGACTTCTCCGCGCAGCTTTTCAAACGGACCGTTCAACTTGCGACATTCTCGAAGAACATCGACGCCTATGACCGGCTGATCCGGCTCGCGGAATCCCTTCTCGAACACCTGTGGCGGCGCCGGGTCTCCCGGGGCCGGGGCATCCGGCTCTGGGACAACGTACGGGCGGTTTACCCGCACTCCCCCGACACCTCCGAGCAACCGGTGTCCTGGAGCATGACGGAACGCATGGCGGAAAGCATGGTCGCCGCCACCCACCTCTACGAGCAACCACCCATCAGAAGCAGGGAGTTGAGCAGTTTTGCCACCGCTCTGCTCATCGAGGCGGGGCATCTGTTCGGCGCGGAGCTGATGCACGCGAAAGGCGAGGAGGACTCCCACCGGGAACTCGCCCTGAAAGCCGTGGACATCTCCCTGCGACGCGCCAGAAGAGTGGTCGCCGAGCAGCCGGGCACCGCCTGCGCACTGGCGATGGAAGCCCTGGGCACCCTCGACTCGCTGACGCGCGCCCGCGACGCCGGCACCAAGGGGGGCTGA
- a CDS encoding SCO2525 family SAM-dependent methyltransferase, whose protein sequence is MADTSARTAGSEVVPSGFADSRIKVSGKNEEAPWNRFDPDCYAAMHYAELYEGDRQILEIVRKFFALHLTPDKSLRGIDVGTGANLYPALAQLPWCRSTTLYELSTSNTAWLGDQVQKHAPMWDSFWEVLSEGPDGKPYRDAKGTEDRTRLRDTATVLPGNLFDLPDLPPESKWDLGTMMFVAESLSSEYQEFDDAVGAFTGALHPRSPFAVALMRHSTGYRVGNQHFPAYSVGEGEVYKAFEKRVDLSTFRMHSICLPKPAKDEGGADGGAADGSTADGGAALGGDGAEDVFKGMILVCGHTL, encoded by the coding sequence ATGGCTGACACATCCGCGCGAACCGCCGGGAGCGAAGTAGTCCCTTCCGGATTCGCCGATTCCCGCATCAAGGTCTCCGGCAAGAATGAGGAGGCCCCATGGAATCGCTTTGATCCGGATTGTTATGCAGCCATGCACTATGCGGAACTCTACGAGGGCGACCGGCAGATCCTGGAGATCGTCCGGAAGTTCTTCGCCCTGCATCTGACGCCGGACAAATCCCTCCGTGGAATCGACGTCGGCACCGGCGCCAATCTGTACCCGGCGCTCGCGCAGCTCCCCTGGTGCCGCAGCACCACCCTCTACGAACTCTCCACCAGCAACACCGCCTGGCTCGGCGACCAGGTCCAGAAGCACGCGCCCATGTGGGACTCGTTCTGGGAAGTGCTGTCGGAAGGACCGGACGGGAAGCCCTACCGCGACGCGAAGGGCACCGAGGACCGGACCCGGCTGAGGGACACCGCCACGGTCCTGCCGGGCAACCTGTTCGACCTGCCGGACCTTCCGCCGGAGTCCAAGTGGGACCTGGGCACCATGATGTTCGTCGCCGAGTCCCTCTCGTCGGAGTACCAGGAGTTCGACGACGCCGTCGGCGCGTTCACCGGCGCGCTGCACCCGCGTTCCCCGTTCGCCGTGGCCCTGATGCGCCACTCCACGGGCTACCGGGTCGGCAACCAGCACTTCCCCGCGTACTCGGTCGGCGAGGGCGAGGTGTACAAGGCATTCGAGAAGCGCGTCGACCTCAGCACCTTCCGCATGCACTCGATCTGCCTCCCGAAGCCCGCGAAGGACGAGGGCGGCGCGGACGGCGGCGCGGCGGACGGCAGCACGGCGGACGGCGGTGCGGCCCTCGGAGGCGACGGCGCCGAGGACGTGTTCAAGGGCATGATCCTGGTCTGCGGGCACACCCTGTAG